From the genome of Bombus pascuorum chromosome 2, iyBomPasc1.1, whole genome shotgun sequence, one region includes:
- the LOC132904700 gene encoding uncharacterized protein LOC132904700 isoform X2 gives MIGAMPAVAVRHERKRQEKRLKRPSQLYLGGQWMPPPQGSPPTPSPHGHNNHLEPLPELYLCGKISGLHAVVVCLLLGAVVLVVGLVQLAPGATTTDHRLALLVAGTILLLLGIILAGVRCYVLHCVPLPSESPVATPLPPPANDPAGLPRGTLDLLVGHQNQPETDALMHTDQHHEHHSHHHHHGNHKKKRSSQGSHSDEA, from the exons ATGATCGGTGCAATGCCTGCGGTGGCAGTTCGCCACGAACGTAAACGACaggaaaaaagattaaaacgtCCTAGTCAGCTTTACCTAGGGGGCCAGTGGATGCCACCGCCTCAAGGCTCACCGCCTACCCCCAGTCCTCATGGCCACAACAACCACCTGGAACCTTTACCCGAGTTGTATCTCTGTGGCAAG ATATCAGGGCTACACGCGGTGGTGGTGTGCCTATTGTTAGGCGCAGTGGTGCTAGTCGTTGGTCTAGTCCAACTTGCCCCGGGTGCGACGACCACCGACCATAGACTCGCTTTACTCGTAGCGGGCACCATTCTGCTTCTCCTAG GTATCATACTAGCCGGTGTTAGATGCTACGTGTTGCACTGTGTGCCATTACCAAGCGAGTCGCCCGTGGCAACTCCACTTCCACCTCCAGCTAACGATCCAGCTGGACTTCCACGAGGCACGCTGGACCTGCTGGTGGGCCATCAGAATCAACCAGAAACCGACGCGTTGATGCACACCGATCAACATCATGAACACCATTCCCATCATCATCACCACGGAAACCATAAGAAGAAGCGTAGCTCCCAAGGCTCTCACTCCGACGAAGCCTAA